GATCATAGGTTGGAAGCCTACCCGGTGCCGGCCCGAACGGGGGACCGTGACGCAGACACCACTGAAAGAGCCGGTAATAACCACCACGGGGTATAGTGGAGGTTATGTCCCCGAATGATACCTCCATGCTGCCTGCCCAGGCCATCTCGGACGGTCCGCAGCCCAAGCACGCCCAGCTGCGGGACATTCTCGAAACCATGGCGTCCACCAACCTGCAGCCGGGCGACATGCTCCCCGGCGAGCGTGTCATTGAAGAGTTCTACGGGGTCTCCCGCATCACCGTGCGCCGTGCGATCGGCGACCTGGTTGCCTCCGGCCGGCTCCGTCGTGTGCGCGGCAAAGGCACCTTCGTCGCCCCGAATGCGCTGGTCTCCCGGCTGCACCTCGCGTCCTTCTCGGCGGAGATGAACGCCCAGGAAGTGGCCGCGTCCTCCCGCGTGTTGCTCTCGGAGCGCGCCACCCCGCCGGCGGAGGTGGTCAAGTTCTTCCACTCCGCCCCGGACGCCCTGCATATCCACCTGCGTCGCCTGCGCCTGGGGGACGGGGTTCCCTATTCCATCGACGACGGCTGGTACAACGCCGCCGTCGCCCCCGGGCTTTTGGAGCGCGACGTCTACAACTCGGTGTATGACATCTTGGACAAGGACTTCGGCCACCCGGTTACCGACGCGGATCAAACCGTCACCGCCGTCGCCGCGGATCTGCGCTCCGGCCCGCTACTCGACGTCGAGGTGGGCGCGCCGCTGCTACACATCGT
Above is a genomic segment from Corynebacterium uterequi containing:
- a CDS encoding GntR family transcriptional regulator — its product is MSPNDTSMLPAQAISDGPQPKHAQLRDILETMASTNLQPGDMLPGERVIEEFYGVSRITVRRAIGDLVASGRLRRVRGKGTFVAPNALVSRLHLASFSAEMNAQEVAASSRVLLSERATPPAEVVKFFHSAPDALHIHLRRLRLGDGVPYSIDDGWYNAAVAPGLLERDVYNSVYDILDKDFGHPVTDADQTVTAVAADLRSGPLLDVEVGAPLLHIVRTSRSGSAPVEWCSSVYRTDRYRLTSRIDRGVGV